From Papaver somniferum cultivar HN1 unplaced genomic scaffold, ASM357369v1 unplaced-scaffold_99, whole genome shotgun sequence, the proteins below share one genomic window:
- the LOC113346215 gene encoding protein NRT1/ PTR FAMILY 4.5-like, whose translation MIRSWLMTLSFVLHNAACISCEAVKFVEGKVDWKGRAADKYQHGGLRTSLLILAAFTFENMATLALAVNLITYFNGVMHFSIADAANIVTNYAGTSYILSVLVAFLADTYTGRSKAVMVSIIFEILGFVLLTVQAHLPKLRPPTCNILDPATSQLCVKVVGGNSALMYASIYLIAAGAAGLKASLPTHGADQFDENDPKEATQMSSFFNWLLLAICIGGGVSITLIVYIQDNKGWDWGFGISTVTIVLAMIVFSAGLPLYRYHVISGTAAITEIIQVYVASVRNRRLKLPEDSDDLYEIDRDKEAGVQIEFLPHRDNLRFLDKAAIQTSPDFEDSKSANPWKLCRVTQVENAKIILGMIPIFCCTIIMSTCLAQLQTFSVQQGITMDTTISHNFHIPPASLPIIPIAFMIVIIPLYDQIAVPFIRKYTGHPTGITHLQRIGVGLVLSAISMGTAALIEVKRKNIARSRNMLNAIPVLQPLPISVFWLSFQYFIFGIADMFTYVGLLEFFYSEAPKGIKSISTCFLWSSMALGYFFSTVLVQIVNQATKANTKSGGWLAGNNINVNHVNLFYWLLAILSLINFFCYLFFATRYHYRHQTTVANKEMKEVVKD comes from the exons ATGATTCGATCG TGGCTTATGACATTGAGTTTTGTACTGCACAATGCAGCATGCATTAGCTGC GAGGCAGTTAAGTTTGTTGAAGGGAAGGTTGATTGGAAAGGAAGAGCTGCTGACAAGTATCAGCATGGAGGGCTACGAACTTCATTGCTCATACTTG CTGCATTTACGTTCGAGAATATGGCGACGTTAGCTCTAGCTGTGAACTTGATCACATATTTCAATGGGGTGATGCATTTTAGCATAGCCGACGCAGCTAACATCGTCACAAACTATGCTGGAACAAGCTACATCCTATCCGTACTGGTTGCATTTCTTGCTGACACTTACACTGGCAGATCCAAAGCTGTTATGGTTTCTAtcatttttgaaattctg GGATTTGTATTACTTACAGTACAAGCCCACTTACCCAAACTTAGACCCCCAACATGCAACATTCTCGATCCAGCTACTTCACAATTATGTGTTAAAGTTGTTGGGGGAAATTCTGCACTTATGTATGCTTCTATATACTTGATTGCTGCCGGTGCTGCTGGATTAAAAGCTTCATTACCAACCCATGGAGCAGATCAGTTTGATGAGAATGACCCTAAAGAGGCCACACAAATGTCAAGTTTTTTTAACTGGCTCTTACTTGCTATTTGTATTGGTGGTGGTGTTAGTATCACTTTAATTGTTTATATCCAAGATAACAAAGGTTGGGATTGGGGTTTTGGAATCTCCACAGTTACAATAGTGTTGGCTATGATTGTCTTTAGCGCAGGATTGCCGCTATACCGGTATCACGTCATCAGTGGAACTGCAGCTATCACAGAAATCATCCAG GTTTATGTAGCTTCCGTTCGAAACAGAAGACTTAAACTTCCAGAAGACTCTGACGACCTCTATGAGATTGATAGAGATAAGGAGGCCGGTGTGCAAATTGAATTTTTACCTCACAGGGATAACCTAAG ATTCTTAGATAAGGCAGCTATCCAAACATCACCAGACTTCGAAGATTCAAAATCAGCCAACCCATGGAAACTTTGTAGGGTTACCCAAGTAGAGAATGCAAAGATAATCCTAGGAATGATTCCAATCTTTTGTTGCACCATTATAATGAGCACTTGTTTAGCCCAACTGCAAACATTTTCAGTTCAACAAGGAATAACAATGGACACAACCATTTCCCATAACTTTCACATACCACCTGCCTCACTCCCAATCATTCCTATCGCGTTCATGATCGTAATAATCCCTCTTTACGATCAAATCGCTGTCCCATTCATAAGAAAATATACTGGTCATCCAACAGGAATAACCCATTTGCAGAGAATTGGTGTTGGTTTAGTTCTCTCTGCCATTTCCATGGGTACTGCCGCATTAATCGAGGTTAAGCGCAAAAACATAGCTAGAAGTCGCAATATGTTGAATGCTATCCCAGTACTCCAACCATTACCTATCAGTGTATTTTGGCTATCGTTCCAATATTTCATATTTGGGATCGCGGATATGTTTACTTACGTCGGGTTGTTGGAGTTTTTCTACTCTGAAGCACCAAAAGGAATTAAATCCATCTCTACCTGCTTCCTTTGGAGTTCAATGGCGTTAGGGTATTTCTTTAGCACCGTTTTGGTGCAAATAGTGAATCAAGCCACTAAAGCGAATACCAAAAGTGGAGGTTGGCTGGCTGGAAACAATATTAACGTTAATCATGTGAATCTCTTTTATTGGTTACTCGCTATACTTAGTTTGATCAATTTCTTCTGTTACTTGTTTTTCGCTACTAGATATCACTACAGACATCAAACTACCGTTGCCAATAAGGAGATGAAGGAAGTTGTTAAAGATTAA
- the LOC113346268 gene encoding F-box/kelch-repeat protein At4g19930-like produces MRSCDVDVEEIRENCRHLDVLIEEIRSGNDVSTREIRSGIEFSRHLTNQSINLLLMAMRNNDVPLKPLLSPPRKTRKRKINNFEVPRRDITENDLETERRRDAVFCNLLLSRHHGSLGVNNEHGTIIAVPRVSSHLLDDEGILLDILSRLPVRSLLRFKSVCKRWLSLIKHNRHFINLHLTRLQSRPNILCITPMQKQIYGGNGIWCRPLSQTPRHCIFLADISSVQGSSSSIDGEEQVPAEAIIRDIRMTTDDDGFVYDLVLKPVNGLIGFVDWMADAIRIYNVSTREVTPWIKSTLLAEEKNRFEKEDDTIEIKIDKVRFPVFQLGFDPSTMEHKVFCFWTLSRTQSFLGRHSGYQTYAAWEALTVGRDTKWRRIHVVPSDNQMKLDEVVPPWDKGSWHVHINGTIYWLWYPMNHISLCQQYVVVHGHIPDPKVIVAFDVGSEKCRVIPIPSFILDEPREERFSSPNAILELNGRVALSYRLSPYILKLWVLDDGVGRKLENCHGNGKNWTAEIIKLPFRCDPVIKFHAVVGTDQIVEYYDDAQRNL; encoded by the coding sequence aTGAGGAGTTGTGATGTCGATGTAGAGGAGATTAGGGAGAATTGCCGTCATCTTGATGTTTTGATAGAGGAGATTAGGAGTGGCAATGATGTTTCAACAAGGGAGATTAGGAGCGGTATCGAATTTTCGAGACACCTTACTAACCAGTCAATTAATTTGTTATTAATGGCAATGAGGAACAATGATGTTCCCTTAAAGCCCCTTCTTAGTCCGCCAAGGAAAACAAGAAAAAGGAAGATCAACAATTTTGAAGTTCCAAGAAGGGACATTACAGAAAATGATTTAGAAACGGAAAGAAGAAGGGACGCAGTCTTCTGTAACCTTTTGTTAAGCCGTCATCATGGTTCTCTTGGTGTTAATAACGAACATGGTACTATTATTGCTGTGCCCAGGGTTAGTAGTCATCTTCTTGATGATGAGGgtatattgttggatattctcaGTAGACTCCCGGTGAGATCACTCTTGCGGTTCAAGTCAGTATGTAAGCGTTGGTTGTCTTTGATTAAACACAACCGACACTTTATTAATTTACACCTTACCCGTTTACAGTCACGTCCGAATATCCTCTGCATCACTCCAATGCAGAAGCAAATCTATGGCGGGAATGGTATATGGTGTCGACCACTAAGTCAAACGCCTCGTCATTGTATTTTCTTAGCAGATATATCATCAGtccaaggcagcagcagcagcattgaCGGCGAGGAACAAGTGCCAGCAGAAGCCATTATCCGGGACATAAGGATGACGACCGACGACGACGGGTTTGTTTATGATCTAGTTTTGAAACCGGTAAATGGTTTGATTGGCTTCGTAGATTGGATGGCAGATGCCATTAGGATATACAATGTAAGTACACGAGAAGTAACTCCATGGATTAAATCAACATTATtagcagaagaaaaaaatagatTTGAGAAAGAAGATGACACAATTGAGATAAAGATAGATAAAGTTAGGTTTCCTGTTTTTCAACTTGGATTTGATCCTTCGACTATGGAGCATAAAGTTTTCTGCTTTTGGACACTATCTAGAACCCAATCTTTTCTTGGGCGTCATTCTGGATACCAAACATATGCAGCTTGGGAGGCGTTGACTGTAGGCCGTGACACTAAATGGAGAAGAATCCATGTGGTTCCTAGTGACAACCAAATGAAACTTGATGAGGTTGTCCCTCCTTGGGACAAGGGGAGTTGGCATGTGCATATAAATGGTACCATATATTGGCTATGGTATCCCATGAATCACATCTCTCTTTGTCAGCAGTATGTTGTGGTTCACggacatattcctgatccaaagGTCATAGTTGCATTTGATGTAGGAAGTGAGAAGTGTAGAGTTATCCCAATCCCTAGTTTCATCCTTGACGAGCCTCGTGAAGAAAGGTTCTCCTCGCCTAATGCTATTCTGGAGTTAAATGGACGTGTAGCTCTATCATATAGATTGAGTCCTTACATTCTGAAGTTATGGGTACTAGATGACGGGGTCGGCAGAAAGTTAGAGAATTGTCACGGAAACGGAAAGAATTGGACCGCAGAGATTATTAAACTACCTTTTCGATGTGATCCAGTTATCAAATTTCATGCAGTTGTGGGAACTGATCAGATAGTTGAGTACTACGACGATGCCCAGAGGAATTTATAG